The Myxococcales bacterium genome includes the window CAACGCGATGCGATTGGCGCCAAAGGTGTTGGTCTCGATCGCGTCCGCGCCCGCCTGCACATAGTCGCGGTGCACGCCGACGATGACGTCGGGTTGGGTAAGCGTGAGCTCCTCGTAGCTGCGGGTGTGGAGAAAGCCGCGATCGTAGAGGAGCGAACCCATGGCGCCGTCAAACAAAAGCGGGCCGCGAGCCAGGGCTGCGAGGAAGGGCTGCACGGCGGAACTATACCCCAGCTCGGCCTAAGCGGTGTGGTAGGCTTTAGCAATGATGCGTCGCCTAGCGCTTGGGATCGCCGCCGCGAGCAGCTGGCCTTTTTTGCTGGCGGCCGGCACCCCGGCCAACCCGTTTAAAAAGCCAGCCGCGCCCGCGCCGGTGCCCGTGGTGGCACCCGCCGTCACGCCTTCGGTGGCATCGTCCACCGCCAGCGCCGAGACCATCAAGGCCTTGCTCGCCACCGCGCGCAAGGCGAAAGGCGCCAAGGCTGCCCCTGCGTGGCAGGCCGTGCTTCGCGCCGACGAACATCATAGCGAGGCCTTGTTTGCCCTGGCGGTGCTCGATATGGCCGGCAAACGGCCCGCCGAGGCGATGGCGCGGCTAACGCTGTTGAGCAAGCAGGCGCGAGACGACGCGCAGGAGTTTTTGATCGAGGCCAGGCGGCATGCGGCGTTTGAGGCGGTTCGCGCGCAGGCGTCCTTTCGCGACCTCGTTGGCCTAGGCCGCGCACCCACGACGGACTATGAAATGCTAATGGGCCATGGCGGCCAGTGGGAGCAGGGCGGCACCGCGTGCGATCGCGCCGAGGTGGCGTTGCAACTGCGGCAGACGCGCGCCTTTGCCTTGCGCGTGACGACGCGCTGCGACGGCGAGGTGTCGACCATGAAATTTCGCGGCACGTGGAAGCTTGAGGCGGCGACTCCTGGCGGCGTGCAGCTGCAATTTGGCAAGCCGGGCAAGGGCGACAGCAAGGCCGCCAGCGAGCATGCGGGCTGCGCGCTGGCGCCGGTGGCCGATGAGTTTTCGCTGACGTGCGCCATTGATGAGGACTTGACGCTGACGCTGTTGCCGGCGCGGCGTTAAGTCACCGCATGCGCGAGGCGATAGCGGTCGGCGGCGAAGTTGCGCTTGATTTGGATGAGCTCCTTGATGGCGCGATAGCCGTCGCGCAGCGGCGACACGCGCGAGCGCGGATCGTCGGCCCAGCGCACGCCGACCTCGGCGATGGCGTACTGGCGCATGCGGGCGAGCGCCAAGATCTCAAGGTCAAACGACCAGCGGTTGATGCGGCCGCGTGAGAAAAGGTCGATGGCGGCGCGCGCCGAGAAAGCCTTGAAGCCACATTGCGTGTCGCGGATGCCTGGCACCAGCGTCCACCGCACGACCAAGTTTGACAGCTCGCTCCACATGACGCGATAGCGCGGCGGAGGGTTGTCGACCTGCGCCCCGTGGGCGCGGCGCGAACCGATGGCGAGGTCGGCGTCGCCGGCGAGCACGGGGCCAACGATCTTGGGCAGCTCGGTGGCCGCGATGGCGCCGTCGGCGTCGTACATCACGCGCACGGCGCCGCGCGCGGCGAGCATGCCGACCCGCACGGCGTTGCCCCTTGCCGCGGTTGGGGCTGGCGTCGAGGTAGCGCAGGTGCGGCAGGTCGCGGCCCGCCAGCTCGACGACCTCGCGCGTGCGGTCGATTGAGCCGTCGTCGACAACGAGCAGCTCATAGGCCAGGCCGCCGTCGTCGAGGTAGGGCCGCGAGCGCGCGCAGCGTCGGCACGACGCGATGTTCTTCATTGTAGGCGGGCACGATGATGGATAGGTCAAGTTCAGGCTTCATATTGATTCCGCTCCTTTGGCGTTTGGCGCAAACACCTGCGCCTGCATGGGATAGGTCCAGATGGCAAAGATGACGACCGCGGCGATGGCCTTGGCCGCGAGGTAGGCGACGTGCAGCAGGCCGGCGAGCACATGCACGGTGGTTGCGACCATGAGCATGGTGCCGAGCACGATCAAGGCGAAGCGGGCGAGCTGGTCGGCGCGTAGCGGCGAGACGTCGCCGAACGCCCAATACCGATTGAGCGCAAAACACAGCACGGCGCCCACCAGCGAGGCGCACGCCGCGGCGATGCCGTAGCCAAGCCGCATGATCTCGACCAAGCACGCCATCGCCGTAAAGTCGACGACGGTGCCGGCGACGCCGCTGGCGGCGCTGCGTAGCATTTGGTGGCGTGGTTCGCTACGCATCTGCGGCTGGTCAAAGAGCAACCTGCGTGCCAAGACGCCCAAGGGCGGCAAATCCAGGCATTTGGCGGGCGCAGGCGGCGCCTAATGACAGCTTTAGGTGAGCGGCGCGGCAGGTCTTGCGCAGCGGCGTTAAGAAGCTGACACAGCGGGCCGGCGTGTGACCTCGCGCGAAAATTGGTCTATGATTGCGCATGGCTCAGGTAGATCTGCGCAAGCTCAAGGATGACGCCGCCGAAGCGGTGGACCGCGGTAAATTCAAAAAGGCGCTGCAGTGCTATGAGCAGCTCGAACAGCACGACGCCAGCGATGGCAATTGGTCGCGCCGCGCCGCCGAGATGTGGCGCAAACTGGACGACCGCGAGCAGGCGCTTGCCGCGTATTTGCGCGCGGTCGAAACATACGTGCGCGCTGGGTTTTTGATCCAGGCCGTGGCGATGTGCAAGATGGCGTTGCAGCTACACCCGGCTCATCCGGTGGTGATGGCGCGCTTGGCGACGTTGCAACAAGGAGTGGCGGTTACGCCCATGCTGGCCAGCCCGGCCACCCCCAACCCGGGCATCACGGCTCGCGGCGCGGCGGACGTGCCCGCGGCGTCTTCGCGTGGCGGATTGGACATGTCGCTGGAGCTGCCGCCCGACGATGGCGAGTTTGTCATTGAGCGCTCGGCGACCGCGGGCACGTCGATCGACAAGGTCGAGCTGGCGCGCGCGGTGCCTGGGGCGCATGCCGTTGCGGCGGGTGGTCGCGCGGGCTTTATCGAACTAGATCTCGACGATGTAGAGGTCGAGGAACTCGATGACTCGGCGCTGACGCCAAGCGAACCGCCACAGGGTGGCGTCGCCGTGGCGCCACCGGTCGTTGCCGCCGTGGACCCCGCCGCCGCCGCGCTGCGCGCCGTGCGCGAACGTGGTAGCCACGGCGCCGACGCAGCTGCTAGCGATGTCGCGCCAACTCATCCATGAGTTGGTAAACGCCGAGCCCGCGGTGTGGCCGGTGCTGCTGCGCTTTCTCCGCACGCGCTTGCTCGATCGCTTGCTGGCGACCAGCCCGCTGTTTCAGCAGTTTGACCGCGGCGAGCGCGACGAACTCATTCGTAAGTTTCGCTTTTTGGAAGTGGCGGCCGGTACGCCATTGGTGGCGCAGGGCGCGCCGACCCCTGGCCTTTTCTTGCTCATGGCCGGTCATGCCGAGGTGGCGCGCGATGGCGCGCGCGTCGCCGTGCTTGGCCCTGGCGACCTGTTTGGCGAGATGAGCCTGCTGGGGGGCGACGTCGCCGGTGCGGCGGTCACCGCGCACAGCAAGTGCCTGCTGCTGCTCTTGCCCGTCGCCGATTTTCGCAGGCTGACGATGACACATCCGCAGGTGGTCGCGTTTTTGTCAGAACTGGCCGACCAGCGCGTCCAGGGCGCCAGCGACGTCGGCCACGTCGAGCTGCTTTAGCGAAGCATTGGCTAGCCGCCCAGCGGCTCAAAGCGCGCTTGGAAAAATCGCAAGTACTTTGGCTCGTACGTCATCTTCAGGCCGTTAATTGTCTGGCGGCGTTCCCACACCGCCGCAGTTGATTCGGCCACTACGTCCATGTGTGCCTGGGTGTAGACGCGGCGGGGCAGGGTAAAACGCACCAGCTCAAGCTCGGGCGTGTGATTGCGGCCATCGGCGCCGCGCCCCGCCGAGACGATGCCGCGCTCCATGGTCCGCACGCCGGAGTCGAGATAAAT containing:
- a CDS encoding glycosyltransferase is translated as MSTTAQSTARARSSSWRAATCRTCATSTPAPTAARGNAVRVGMLAARGAVRVMYDADGAIAATELPKIVGPVLAGDADLAIGSRRAHGAQVDNPPPRYRVMWSELSNLVVRWTLVPGIRDTQCGFKAFSARAAIDLFSRGRINRWSFDLEILALARMRQYAIAEVGVRWADDPRSRVSPLRDGYRAIKELIQIKRNFAADRYRLAHAVT
- a CDS encoding GtrA family protein yields the protein MRSEPRHQMLRSAASGVAGTVVDFTAMACLVEIMRLGYGIAAACASLVGAVLCFALNRYWAFGDVSPLRADQLARFALIVLGTMLMVATTVHVLAGLLHVAYLAAKAIAAVVIFAIWTYPMQAQVFAPNAKGAESI
- a CDS encoding tetratricopeptide repeat protein, yielding MAQVDLRKLKDDAAEAVDRGKFKKALQCYEQLEQHDASDGNWSRRAAEMWRKLDDREQALAAYLRAVETYVRAGFLIQAVAMCKMALQLHPAHPVVMARLATLQQGVAVTPMLASPATPNPGITARGAADVPAASSRGGLDMSLELPPDDGEFVIERSATAGTSIDKVELARAVPGAHAVAAGGRAGFIELDLDDVEVEELDDSALTPSEPPQGGVAVAPPVVAAVDPAAAALRAVRERGSHGADAAASDVAPTHP
- a CDS encoding cyclic nucleotide-binding domain-containing protein — its product is MSRQLIHELVNAEPAVWPVLLRFLRTRLLDRLLATSPLFQQFDRGERDELIRKFRFLEVAAGTPLVAQGAPTPGLFLLMAGHAEVARDGARVAVLGPGDLFGEMSLLGGDVAGAAVTAHSKCLLLLLPVADFRRLTMTHPQVVAFLSELADQRVQGASDVGHVELL